A single Tachypleus tridentatus isolate NWPU-2018 chromosome 9, ASM421037v1, whole genome shotgun sequence DNA region contains:
- the LOC143226564 gene encoding uncharacterized protein LOC143226564, whose product MMELLISEVVSRVYIRAIPQNVPCTLSFAWMKQWSSKVAGRCGECGDPWEEDRPRDHETGGKYAKNIIVGRYSPGSDIEVIIDLTSNHLGWFQFSLCPRYDKEDKETNECFDEHILELSDGSGTVFHIPTNRSELQFLRVKLPENLSCDYCVFRWHWRSGNRIGPCDNGEERLGCGPQETYRNCADIAIKW is encoded by the exons ATGATGGAGCTCTTGATTTCGGAGGTGGTGAGCAGAGTTTATATCCGTGCGATACCACAAAACGTTCCCTGCACTTTAAGCTTTGCGTGGATG AAACAATGGTCCAGCAAAGTTGCCGGCCGTTGCGGTGAATGTGGTGACCCTTGGGAAGAGGATCGACCACGTGACCACGAGACTGGTGGAAAATACGCCAAGAATATAATTGTCGGTCGCTACAGCCCTGGGAGTGACATTGAAGTTATTATAGATCTGACATCGAACCATCTTGGGTGGTTCCAATTCTCCCTGTGTCCTCGGTACGACAAGGAAGACAAGGAAACAAATGAATGTTTTGATGAGCACATCCTGGAGCTCAGTGACGGATCTGGAACCGTTTTTCATATTCCCACGAACAGGTCCGAGCTGCAGTTTCTCAGGGTTAAGCTTCCCGAGAACTTGAGCTGTGACTATTGCGTTTTCCGATGGCACTGGCGTTCAG GTAACAGGATTGGCCCGTGTGATAACGGAGAGGAACGACTCGGCTGTGGTCCGCAGGAAACCTACCGTAACTGCGCTGACATAGCTATTAAGTGGTAA